The proteins below are encoded in one region of Sporosarcina sp. FSL K6-1508:
- a CDS encoding cysteine desulfurase family protein, whose product MRKIYLDHAATTPVHPAVSAAYIKILESVFGNPSSIHSYGRDSRKWLDEARKTFAQSIHAEPAEIIFTSGGTEADNAAIFGTAMAMKAKGNHIITTNIEHHAVLIPCKQLELLGFDVTYLEVNEYGQITEEQVKNALTDKTILVTIMYGNNEVGTIQPIREIGALLKGHQTVFHTDAVQAYGLVPIHVDELGVDLLSVSAHKLNGPKGIGFLYQRKGFDTTPLLFGGEQERKRRAGTENLPAIVAFSEAVTIAQQAMEQNTVKYNNFASLMTAVFDEQAVAYDVSVKSAEKLPHIVNISFPGTDIESLLVNLDMAGIAVSSGSACTAGSLDPSHVLTAMFGEGSPKLRNSVRFSFGLGLTEETIKEAAEIIAEIVKRSVK is encoded by the coding sequence ATGAGGAAAATTTATTTAGATCATGCTGCAACAACGCCAGTACATCCGGCAGTAAGTGCGGCTTATATAAAAATTCTTGAATCAGTTTTTGGTAACCCTTCCAGTATTCACAGTTATGGCAGGGATTCCCGAAAATGGCTTGATGAAGCAAGAAAAACATTTGCACAATCAATTCATGCAGAACCGGCGGAAATTATTTTCACCTCGGGCGGCACGGAAGCAGACAATGCTGCAATTTTCGGAACTGCTATGGCGATGAAAGCCAAAGGAAACCATATTATCACAACAAATATTGAACACCATGCCGTATTAATTCCATGTAAACAACTAGAACTGCTAGGCTTTGATGTAACCTACTTGGAAGTGAATGAATATGGACAAATAACTGAGGAACAAGTGAAAAATGCACTGACTGACAAAACGATTCTTGTAACGATCATGTATGGGAATAACGAAGTGGGTACCATTCAACCGATCCGTGAAATTGGGGCATTGCTGAAAGGGCACCAAACCGTTTTCCATACGGATGCTGTACAAGCTTATGGACTCGTTCCGATTCATGTGGATGAACTCGGTGTCGATCTGTTATCGGTGTCGGCTCATAAATTAAACGGTCCCAAAGGAATAGGCTTCCTATACCAGCGCAAAGGATTTGATACAACACCGCTTCTTTTCGGCGGGGAGCAAGAACGAAAACGGCGTGCAGGCACGGAAAACCTTCCAGCAATTGTTGCTTTTTCAGAAGCAGTGACGATTGCGCAACAGGCGATGGAACAAAACACAGTTAAATATAACAACTTTGCGTCACTAATGACTGCTGTATTTGATGAACAAGCTGTCGCTTATGACGTTTCCGTGAAAAGTGCGGAAAAACTGCCGCATATTGTGAATATCAGCTTTCCAGGAACAGATATTGAATCACTGCTTGTTAATCTTGATATGGCGGGTATTGCTGTCTCCAGTGGGTCTGCATGTACCGCAGGTTCACTCGACCCGTCGCATGTCTTGACTGCTATGTTCGGTGAAGGTTCTCCAAAATTACGAAATTCAGTCCGTTTCAGTTTTGGCCTTGGGCTTACTGAGGAAACGATTAAGGAAGCAGCTGAAATAATTGCTGAAATCGTTAAACGGTCTGTCAAATGA
- a CDS encoding tetratricopeptide repeat protein: MEFNEIGIAALQNGEYEKAVESFMQGVEKDPENAVGYINLGNVFASLGDAERAEPFFQKAITLDPEAGTAFYGLANLYYNKERFEEAAKLYEKAIRQGVEEADVYFMLGKSLERSNNEKLALPYLQRAAELAPDDLEIRLSYGIVLANLELFKEAGNEFRFIIEQDEENADAQYNLGFLYAVSTEQKQDALYHLEKAFTIDPEHVQARYIYDMIQLGEEGK; the protein is encoded by the coding sequence ATGGAATTCAATGAAATTGGAATCGCCGCGCTGCAAAACGGTGAATATGAAAAAGCAGTCGAATCATTTATGCAAGGGGTCGAAAAGGATCCCGAAAATGCAGTCGGCTATATCAACTTAGGGAATGTTTTCGCTTCACTTGGAGATGCTGAAAGAGCGGAACCATTTTTCCAAAAGGCGATCACACTTGATCCTGAAGCGGGCACAGCGTTTTATGGTCTTGCCAATCTTTATTACAATAAAGAACGTTTTGAAGAAGCAGCAAAACTATATGAAAAGGCAATCCGTCAAGGTGTTGAAGAGGCTGACGTTTATTTCATGCTCGGCAAAAGTCTTGAACGATCTAATAATGAAAAGTTAGCATTGCCCTATTTACAGCGTGCAGCTGAATTGGCTCCGGACGATCTTGAAATCCGTTTGTCCTATGGAATTGTCCTTGCAAATTTAGAACTATTCAAAGAAGCAGGGAATGAATTCCGTTTTATCATCGAACAAGACGAAGAAAATGCTGACGCTCAATACAATCTTGGTTTTTTGTATGCAGTATCGACAGAACAGAAACAAGATGCACTTTATCATCTTGAAAAAGCGTTTACGATCGATCCGGAACACGTCCAGGCACGCTATATATATGACATGATTCAACTGGGTGAAGAAGGAAAATAA
- the mnmA gene encoding tRNA 2-thiouridine(34) synthase MnmA has product MQTIKSPAETRVVVGMSGGVDSSVAALLLKEQGYEVIGIFMKNWDDTDEFGVCTATEDYEDVISVCNDIGIPYYAVNFEKQYWDKVFTYFLEEYKAGRTPNPDVMCNKEIKFKAFLEHAMSLGADYLATGHYAQVVEVDGGVSMLRGKDANKDQTYFLNQLTQEQLQKVMFPIGNMEKSAVREKAVEAGLSTAAKKDSTGICFIGERNFKEFLGQYLPAQPGDMTTMEGETVGRHDGLMYYTIGQRHGLGIGGAGEPWFVIGKDLKENVLLVGQNFDNDALYSDSLTAIDVSFSTARELPKTFSCTAKFRYRQPDTHVTVELDGLGNAIVRFAEPVRAITPGQAVVFYDGDECLGGGTIDTVIKNGKQLDYVG; this is encoded by the coding sequence ATGCAAACAATTAAATCACCAGCAGAAACACGTGTTGTTGTGGGTATGTCGGGCGGCGTAGATTCGTCGGTGGCAGCACTGTTGCTAAAAGAACAAGGCTATGAAGTCATTGGCATATTCATGAAAAATTGGGACGACACTGACGAATTCGGTGTCTGTACAGCTACGGAAGATTATGAAGATGTTATCAGTGTCTGCAATGATATCGGAATACCTTATTATGCAGTCAATTTCGAAAAACAATATTGGGATAAAGTATTTACGTATTTCCTAGAAGAATATAAAGCGGGACGTACTCCGAATCCCGATGTCATGTGTAATAAAGAAATCAAGTTCAAGGCCTTCCTTGAACATGCAATGAGTCTTGGAGCGGATTATTTGGCAACGGGTCATTATGCACAAGTCGTAGAAGTAGATGGCGGCGTTTCAATGTTGCGCGGAAAAGATGCAAATAAAGACCAGACGTATTTCTTGAATCAGCTAACACAGGAACAGTTGCAAAAAGTGATGTTCCCAATTGGCAATATGGAAAAAAGTGCCGTTCGTGAAAAAGCGGTTGAAGCAGGGCTTTCGACAGCGGCGAAAAAGGATTCCACGGGTATTTGTTTCATCGGAGAGCGGAATTTCAAGGAATTCCTTGGTCAATATCTTCCTGCTCAACCAGGAGATATGACGACGATGGAAGGCGAAACTGTAGGCCGTCATGACGGACTCATGTACTATACGATTGGTCAACGTCACGGTCTTGGTATTGGCGGAGCTGGAGAACCTTGGTTTGTAATCGGGAAAGACTTGAAAGAAAATGTGCTTCTCGTTGGCCAAAACTTTGATAATGATGCGCTTTATTCTGACAGTCTAACAGCAATTGATGTCAGTTTCTCTACTGCTAGAGAACTGCCGAAAACATTTAGCTGCACGGCAAAGTTCCGCTACCGTCAACCAGATACACATGTAACGGTTGAGCTTGATGGCTTAGGGAATGCAATTGTACGCTTTGCAGAACCTGTCCGGGCAATCACACCTGGGCAGGCTGTTGTTTTCTATGACGGGGACGAGTGCCTTGGCGGAGGAACAATCGATACAGTTATAAAAAATGGTAAACAACTTGATTATGTTGGATAA
- a CDS encoding replication-associated recombination protein A encodes MHNEPLAFRMRPRNIDEIAGQKDIIGEKTALYRMIKNGHVPSMLLYGEPGIGKTSLAHAIAGTSNLPFIAMNATVSGKKDVEEVVAEARITGKVLLFLDEIHRFNKLQQDTLLPHVESGSIVLIGATTENPYHDVNPAIRSRCGEIRQLSRLESEDLLEVLHRALADEERGLGKMAIEITVEQLTLISEGVNGDARKALTVLESAVSASDEEDGKIVIEDWLLENLLGRIGLFGDKKGSHFYNLLSALQKSVRGSDANAAIYYLANLLETGDLIAVNRRLLVMAYEDIGLASPEVGPHVLAATEAAVRLGMPEARIPLANAVIEMCLASKSNSAYKAFDAAVKAINEGKTGDIPLHLRDAHYAGAAKLGHVGYKYPHDTPLGSFGGWTDQQYLPDKLKNTEFYKPVIAGEEKKMAAIYDRLKEFRKKK; translated from the coding sequence TTGCATAACGAACCATTGGCGTTTCGCATGCGCCCAAGAAATATAGATGAAATTGCGGGACAGAAAGATATTATCGGTGAGAAGACCGCACTGTACCGGATGATAAAAAATGGGCACGTTCCTTCGATGCTGCTTTATGGGGAACCGGGTATCGGTAAAACCTCACTTGCCCACGCAATCGCGGGTACTAGCAATCTGCCATTCATCGCCATGAATGCGACAGTTTCAGGGAAGAAAGATGTCGAAGAAGTGGTAGCAGAAGCACGAATTACAGGAAAAGTATTATTGTTCCTCGATGAAATTCATCGTTTCAACAAATTACAGCAAGATACATTACTGCCCCATGTTGAAAGTGGCTCGATTGTCCTAATAGGAGCAACAACTGAAAATCCATACCATGATGTCAATCCCGCGATACGTTCCAGGTGCGGTGAAATTCGCCAATTATCCAGGTTAGAATCGGAAGATTTGTTGGAAGTACTTCACAGGGCTCTAGCAGATGAAGAACGCGGCCTTGGAAAAATGGCAATTGAGATAACAGTAGAACAGCTTACTTTGATTTCAGAAGGTGTGAATGGTGATGCCCGAAAAGCGTTAACTGTTCTGGAGTCAGCTGTATCGGCAAGTGATGAAGAAGATGGAAAAATAGTTATTGAAGACTGGCTACTTGAAAACTTGCTTGGAAGAATTGGTTTATTCGGAGATAAAAAAGGTTCACATTTTTACAACTTATTGTCTGCCCTTCAAAAGTCGGTCCGCGGCAGCGACGCCAATGCAGCAATTTATTATCTCGCAAACCTTCTTGAAACCGGCGATCTAATTGCTGTAAATAGACGCTTGCTCGTCATGGCTTATGAAGATATCGGATTAGCTTCACCAGAGGTGGGCCCGCACGTTCTTGCTGCAACAGAAGCTGCAGTGAGACTCGGCATGCCGGAAGCACGCATTCCCCTTGCGAATGCCGTCATCGAAATGTGTCTGGCATCCAAATCAAATTCGGCCTATAAGGCATTCGACGCTGCTGTAAAGGCGATCAACGAAGGTAAAACTGGAGACATTCCGTTGCATTTACGGGACGCTCACTATGCTGGTGCGGCGAAGCTCGGACATGTCGGTTACAAATACCCGCATGACACACCACTTGGTTCATTCGGCGGCTGGACTGATCAGCAATATCTACCCGATAAATTAAAGAATACAGAGTTTTATAAGCCAGTGATTGCAGGCGAAGAGAAAAAGATGGCTGCGATTTACGATCGATTAAAAGAGTTCCGCAAGAAGAAGTGA
- the recD2 gene encoding SF1B family DNA helicase RecD2: MEGNNGVGNTDEIFLIGRPVVTIFHNPDSLFTIAKLKVRETNSGNEDKEIIVKGSFPQLNPEDDYKFTGKLVNHPTYGAQFDVHTFAKEMPATETGLVHYLSGDLFPGIGMKTAQTIVKKLGKDAIKKILDNPAVLSTIPKLTDDKKETLVSVLEQNMGLERTIIQLNEWGFGPQIAMRIYQKYREEAISQLTENPYQLIEEIEGIGFQRADELGKNLGITGNHPSRIKAAILHSMNQAVQSAGHVFVEAEAVLPEVKRLLEMSQRIDIQFSDISQAIIELVGEGKLSAEERRLYIPSLYFSEIGIATKLERIMENDTADQFPVSEIRKAVGEVEERLNVNYAETQVAAIETALHSPLMILTGGPGTGKTTVIRGFVEVYAELHGLSLDPKEYAKKKEPFPIVLAAPTGRAAKRMSESTGLPAMTIHRLLGFNGQEKEEETEREVEGRLIIIDEMSMVDTWLAHQLLKALSNDVQLLFVGDQDQLPPVGPGQVLRDMLDSGKVPVIELTEVFRQSEGSSIIEMAHMIKRSEWTEDITKKTSDRSFIKAGSDRILEVVEQVVKNAITKGHLIKDIQVLAPMYRGPAGIDGLNKMIQEMVNPPGPKRKEVVFGEAIYRIGDKVLQLVNQPESNVFNGDMGEVIAIIKAKETIDKKELLVVSYDGIEVTYERSDLNQLTLAYCCSIHKSQGSEFPIVIMPIVRGHRKMLRRNLLYTGITRAKNFLILCGEPEEFRAGIARTDELERQTTLKERLNGDVVEPVATEVPERENTGVTEEANQSSGDSEPVVFELTMGTFLTIDPLIGMKGVTPYEFLEASD, translated from the coding sequence ATGGAAGGGAACAACGGAGTGGGGAATACGGATGAAATCTTTTTAATTGGCCGACCGGTCGTAACGATCTTCCATAACCCTGACAGCCTTTTTACAATTGCGAAACTAAAAGTTCGTGAAACCAATAGCGGGAACGAAGATAAAGAAATCATCGTTAAAGGCAGTTTTCCACAGTTGAATCCAGAAGATGACTACAAATTTACGGGTAAGCTTGTCAATCATCCAACATACGGAGCACAGTTCGATGTGCATACGTTTGCAAAAGAGATGCCTGCAACGGAAACGGGCCTTGTGCATTATTTATCGGGAGATTTGTTTCCGGGCATCGGGATGAAGACAGCTCAAACAATCGTCAAAAAACTTGGCAAGGATGCTATTAAAAAGATACTAGACAACCCCGCAGTGCTCAGTACCATACCTAAACTAACCGATGACAAGAAAGAGACATTGGTTTCTGTACTTGAACAGAATATGGGGCTAGAGCGGACGATTATCCAGTTGAATGAGTGGGGATTCGGCCCGCAAATTGCCATGCGAATTTATCAAAAGTATCGAGAAGAAGCGATTTCACAGCTAACTGAAAATCCATATCAGCTTATTGAAGAGATTGAAGGAATCGGTTTCCAGCGTGCCGACGAACTCGGAAAGAATCTTGGTATTACGGGAAATCATCCCTCAAGAATCAAAGCAGCCATCCTCCACTCGATGAATCAGGCCGTGCAATCAGCCGGACATGTATTTGTTGAAGCAGAAGCGGTTTTGCCGGAAGTGAAAAGATTGCTTGAAATGAGCCAACGAATAGATATTCAATTTTCAGATATTTCCCAGGCAATTATTGAGCTTGTAGGTGAAGGAAAACTATCTGCTGAAGAACGACGATTATACATACCGTCCCTTTACTTTTCTGAAATCGGCATCGCAACTAAGCTCGAACGGATTATGGAAAATGATACAGCCGATCAGTTTCCGGTGTCTGAAATTAGAAAAGCGGTTGGAGAAGTTGAAGAGCGGCTTAATGTCAATTATGCAGAAACACAAGTGGCGGCGATTGAAACTGCACTTCATTCTCCTTTAATGATTTTAACAGGCGGTCCAGGTACAGGAAAAACAACTGTTATACGAGGATTCGTTGAAGTATATGCTGAATTGCATGGATTGTCGCTTGATCCAAAAGAGTATGCCAAAAAGAAAGAACCGTTCCCGATTGTATTAGCGGCACCGACTGGGCGCGCTGCAAAGCGTATGTCGGAATCTACCGGATTACCAGCAATGACAATCCATCGCCTGCTTGGGTTTAACGGGCAGGAAAAGGAAGAAGAGACCGAACGGGAAGTGGAAGGGCGCCTTATCATCATTGATGAAATGTCGATGGTTGACACATGGCTTGCTCATCAGCTATTAAAGGCGCTGTCTAATGATGTTCAATTGCTATTCGTCGGAGATCAAGATCAGTTACCGCCGGTCGGACCAGGTCAAGTGTTGCGAGATATGCTGGATTCAGGCAAAGTTCCAGTCATTGAGCTGACTGAAGTTTTCCGGCAAAGTGAAGGCTCATCCATTATCGAAATGGCACATATGATCAAACGGTCTGAATGGACAGAGGATATTACGAAGAAGACCTCAGATCGTTCATTTATAAAAGCGGGCAGTGACCGAATCCTTGAAGTCGTTGAGCAAGTCGTCAAAAATGCAATCACTAAAGGTCATCTTATAAAGGACATCCAAGTACTTGCGCCGATGTATAGAGGGCCTGCCGGTATTGATGGTTTGAACAAAATGATTCAAGAAATGGTCAATCCGCCCGGACCAAAACGGAAAGAAGTCGTTTTTGGTGAAGCGATTTACCGGATTGGAGATAAGGTGCTCCAGCTTGTCAATCAACCTGAAAGTAATGTTTTCAACGGAGATATGGGTGAAGTCATTGCGATTATTAAGGCAAAAGAAACAATAGATAAAAAAGAGTTGCTTGTTGTTTCGTATGATGGCATAGAAGTTACCTATGAACGAAGTGACCTCAATCAGCTCACTCTTGCGTATTGTTGTTCGATTCATAAATCCCAGGGCAGCGAATTTCCAATTGTAATTATGCCTATCGTTCGCGGCCACCGTAAAATGTTGCGACGCAATTTGTTGTACACTGGCATCACTCGTGCGAAGAACTTCCTCATCCTGTGCGGTGAGCCTGAAGAGTTTAGGGCTGGTATTGCGCGGACCGACGAATTAGAGCGACAAACGACTCTAAAAGAGCGGCTAAATGGTGACGTCGTTGAACCCGTAGCGACGGAGGTACCGGAGCGTGAAAATACAGGCGTTACTGAAGAGGCGAACCAAAGTTCGGGTGATTCTGAACCCGTAGTTTTTGAACTGACGATGGGAACATTCCTGACAATCGATCCACTGATTGGAATGAAAGGGGTAACACCCTATGAATTTCTTGAAGCTTCCGATTGA
- a CDS encoding DUF6612 family protein, which translates to MNKVFKILVFGLVALLLTACSTVEAKKGMSAQDVFAKAKEASTKLESVRTNISYDDYWKTTAPEEKHSVKYEMTSDATLETQTFKQTVKVRPIDGNAWDAEVIKVGNRVFIKDNQKKVWEELQSGSISELFGSMVANVHPTLNLDFFNEFANDFVLEPIDYGYNLKLSLSREQYKEFKKILFLSNDGSETDMDVLNSEFPFINKFDIVIGIDSKTFYITDFKMMLDTTTYSMTQVDGNSHRVKQTLNAVYSHFDNVDEAIVPAEVLEAAAK; encoded by the coding sequence GTGAATAAAGTTTTTAAAATACTTGTCTTTGGGTTAGTTGCTCTATTATTGACGGCGTGCAGTACTGTGGAAGCGAAAAAGGGCATGTCGGCACAAGACGTTTTCGCAAAAGCGAAAGAAGCATCTACTAAGCTGGAGAGTGTGCGCACAAATATCTCTTATGATGATTATTGGAAAACGACTGCGCCCGAAGAGAAGCACAGTGTGAAGTATGAAATGACTTCGGATGCAACGTTAGAAACGCAAACATTTAAACAGACTGTGAAAGTGCGACCGATAGATGGAAACGCATGGGATGCAGAAGTAATTAAAGTGGGTAATCGTGTGTTCATCAAAGATAACCAAAAAAAGGTTTGGGAAGAATTACAATCGGGTTCGATTTCTGAGCTATTTGGTTCGATGGTTGCAAATGTACACCCCACATTAAACTTGGACTTTTTTAACGAGTTTGCAAATGATTTTGTTTTGGAACCAATTGACTATGGTTATAATTTAAAACTGTCTTTGTCGAGAGAACAATATAAAGAATTTAAAAAAATACTATTTCTTTCGAACGATGGAAGCGAAACCGACATGGATGTGTTAAACAGCGAGTTTCCGTTCATCAATAAGTTTGACATTGTTATTGGAATCGATAGCAAAACATTCTATATAACTGATTTCAAAATGATGCTCGATACGACAACGTACTCAATGACACAAGTTGATGGTAATTCTCATCGTGTTAAACAGACACTAAATGCAGTTTATAGCCACTTTGATAATGTGGATGAAGCAATAGTTCCCGCAGAAGTATTGGAAGCGGCGGCTAAATAA
- a CDS encoding tRNA threonylcarbamoyladenosine dehydratase, which yields MLHQFSRNELAIGTEGVKRMRDMTVAILGVGGVGSFAAEACARSGIGRIILVDKDDIDITNINRQLVAYLSTVGRSKAEVMKERIADINKDCEVISLHMFYTEETAEEFFSYKPDYVIDASDTISFKIHLIKECIARKVKIISSMGAANKTDPTRFQIADISKTHTDPIAKVIRLRLRKQGVSKGVQVVFSDESPIVVREDVVDTVGKPDAYIRKAKMPPASNAFVPSVAGLVCASWVMNDIVADIPIQRVKDKA from the coding sequence TTGTTACATCAATTTTCACGGAATGAATTAGCTATAGGTACAGAGGGTGTAAAACGCATGCGTGACATGACAGTCGCGATACTTGGTGTCGGGGGAGTCGGTTCGTTTGCAGCGGAAGCATGTGCAAGAAGCGGGATCGGTCGTATTATTCTTGTTGATAAGGACGATATCGATATCACGAATATTAATCGGCAACTTGTCGCTTATTTGTCGACAGTCGGCCGTTCAAAAGCCGAAGTGATGAAAGAACGCATTGCTGATATAAACAAAGATTGTGAAGTTATTTCACTTCATATGTTTTATACGGAGGAAACGGCTGAAGAGTTTTTCAGCTACAAGCCTGATTATGTCATTGATGCGTCGGATACAATCAGTTTTAAGATTCATTTAATAAAAGAATGCATCGCTCGAAAAGTGAAGATCATTTCTAGTATGGGTGCTGCGAACAAGACGGATCCTACACGGTTCCAAATTGCGGATATTTCAAAAACACATACAGATCCAATTGCGAAAGTGATTCGTCTAAGGCTCCGTAAACAAGGTGTTTCCAAAGGTGTTCAAGTGGTCTTTTCCGATGAAAGTCCGATTGTAGTCAGGGAAGACGTAGTTGACACAGTAGGGAAGCCAGATGCTTATATCCGAAAAGCGAAAATGCCGCCAGCATCGAATGCATTTGTTCCTTCGGTTGCCGGACTCGTCTGTGCAAGCTGGGTTATGAATGATATCGTTGCGGATATTCCTATACAACGGGTAAAAGATAAAGCATAA
- the aspS gene encoding aspartate--tRNA ligase — protein MQRTHYSGELTEEVIGQTVTLQGWVQKRRDLGGLIFVDVRDRTGIVQAVFNPDFSKEAIETADKLRNEFVVELTGKVIERQEKTKNPNMKTGSIEVQVEELKIVNEAKNPPFMIEDETDVSEELRLKYRYLDLRRPQLAKTFKMRSDITKTVRNFLDDEGFLEVETPILTKSTPEGARDYLVPSRVHEGEFYALPQSPQLFKQMLMVSGFDRYYQIARCFRDEDLRADRQPEFTQIDMEMSFMSIEDIIELNERLMQKVMKNVKGIDVQIPFKRIPYDEAMARFGSDKPDTRFAMELTDVSDTVKDSSFKVFAGAIESGGQVKLINVKGASDDYSRKDIDALGEFAAVYGAKGLAWLKVDEEGLKGPIAKFFEGEAADRLKLAADAEAGDLLLFVADKKKVVAEALGALRSKLAKDRGLIDESKFNFLWVTEWPLFEYNEEDGRYYAAHHPFTMPADVEELVTSPETVKAQAYDLVLNGYELGGGSLRIYQRDVQEKMFEALGFTEERAQEQFGFLLDAFDYGTPPHGGIAFGLDRIVMLLSGSTNLRDTIAFPKTASASCLLTSAPDRVDDGQLAELGIQIRPASKK, from the coding sequence ATGCAACGGACACATTACAGCGGTGAATTGACAGAAGAGGTAATCGGACAAACGGTTACGTTACAAGGATGGGTTCAAAAGAGAAGGGACCTGGGCGGGCTTATATTCGTCGATGTACGGGATCGTACGGGAATTGTGCAAGCAGTATTCAATCCTGATTTTTCAAAAGAAGCAATCGAAACTGCAGACAAACTGCGCAATGAGTTCGTAGTAGAACTTACAGGAAAGGTTATCGAACGGCAAGAAAAAACTAAAAACCCTAACATGAAAACGGGATCGATTGAAGTTCAAGTTGAAGAATTGAAGATTGTAAACGAGGCGAAGAATCCTCCCTTCATGATTGAGGATGAAACGGATGTAAGTGAGGAACTCAGATTGAAATACAGGTACCTCGATCTCCGTCGTCCACAACTCGCAAAGACGTTTAAAATGCGTTCGGATATCACTAAAACGGTTCGTAACTTCCTTGACGATGAAGGCTTCCTTGAAGTGGAAACACCGATTTTGACGAAGTCGACACCAGAAGGCGCACGGGATTATCTTGTACCGAGCCGTGTGCATGAAGGAGAGTTTTATGCATTGCCGCAATCGCCGCAACTGTTCAAACAGATGCTTATGGTATCCGGATTTGACCGCTATTACCAAATTGCCCGCTGTTTCCGTGATGAAGACCTTCGTGCCGACCGTCAGCCTGAGTTCACTCAAATTGATATGGAAATGAGTTTCATGTCAATTGAAGATATTATTGAGTTGAATGAGCGTTTGATGCAGAAGGTAATGAAAAACGTAAAAGGTATTGATGTCCAAATTCCATTTAAGCGCATCCCATACGACGAAGCAATGGCGCGATTCGGTTCCGATAAACCGGATACACGATTTGCGATGGAACTGACAGATGTGTCAGACACTGTGAAAGATTCCTCATTTAAAGTGTTTGCCGGCGCAATTGAATCGGGTGGACAAGTGAAGCTCATCAATGTAAAAGGGGCATCCGATGATTACTCTAGAAAAGACATTGACGCGTTGGGAGAGTTTGCGGCAGTCTATGGTGCAAAAGGTCTTGCATGGCTGAAAGTCGATGAAGAAGGTCTGAAAGGCCCGATCGCGAAGTTTTTCGAAGGGGAAGCAGCTGATCGTCTAAAACTGGCAGCGGACGCTGAAGCAGGAGACCTATTATTGTTCGTAGCAGACAAAAAGAAAGTTGTGGCAGAAGCATTAGGCGCTCTTCGATCTAAGCTTGCAAAAGACCGCGGCTTAATAGACGAATCGAAATTCAATTTCCTATGGGTAACTGAGTGGCCGCTGTTCGAATATAACGAAGAAGACGGCCGTTATTACGCAGCACACCATCCGTTCACGATGCCTGCTGATGTGGAAGAGCTCGTAACGAGTCCTGAAACAGTCAAAGCACAAGCGTATGACCTTGTATTGAATGGTTACGAACTTGGAGGAGGATCACTTCGCATCTACCAACGTGATGTTCAGGAAAAAATGTTTGAAGCACTTGGATTCACTGAAGAGCGCGCACAGGAACAATTTGGATTTCTTCTGGATGCGTTTGATTATGGAACGCCTCCTCATGGCGGTATCGCCTTCGGACTTGATCGGATCGTTATGCTACTCTCAGGTTCAACGAACTTGCGTGATACAATCGCGTTTCCAAAAACAGCGAGCGCTAGTTGCCTGCTAACTTCTGCGCCAGACCGCGTTGACGATGGACAGCTTGCTGAACTAGGTATACAAATCAGACCGGCGAGCAAGAAGTAA
- the cymR gene encoding cysteine metabolism transcriptional regulator CymR, which yields MKISTKGRYGLTIVVELGAKYGEGPVPLRKIAEEQKLSEAYLEQLIPPLRNSGIVKSVRGAYGGYMLAKPPVEITAGDVIRILEGPIQLVEGLEGSDIPQQELWKRIGEAVRSVLDTTTIEDLMKSAEADDRDSYMFYI from the coding sequence ATGAAGATTTCTACAAAAGGCCGATATGGGTTGACAATCGTGGTCGAACTCGGTGCCAAATACGGAGAAGGTCCTGTACCGCTCCGCAAAATCGCTGAAGAACAGAAGTTGTCTGAAGCATATCTTGAACAGCTTATTCCGCCGCTTCGTAATAGTGGCATTGTGAAAAGTGTCCGCGGCGCTTATGGTGGATATATGTTGGCCAAGCCTCCGGTAGAAATTACGGCTGGAGATGTTATTCGCATTCTTGAAGGTCCTATTCAACTTGTAGAGGGGCTGGAAGGATCCGATATTCCTCAGCAAGAGCTATGGAAGCGAATCGGCGAAGCAGTCCGTAGTGTACTTGATACTACAACGATTGAAGATTTAATGAAATCCGCTGAAGCAGATGACCGTGATAGTTATATGTTTTACATTTAA